The Sphingomonas astaxanthinifaciens DSM 22298 genome has a segment encoding these proteins:
- a CDS encoding polysaccharide biosynthesis/export family protein yields MILLAGCADTRGGNIPYDVALAPPDQPKALSLEENYRIAPLDTLSVNVFRQKDLSGDYEVDLTGRINMPLIGSLEAADLTTAQLDQKITAAYGAKYLVNPDIAVGVKSSTRRTITVDGSVKNSGSFPVSGPLSLLQAVALSGGASEDANLRRVAVFRTIGGQRQAAAFDLQEIRRGAAKDPPVYPGDIIVVDGSSVKKTQKAILNNIPILSIFRPF; encoded by the coding sequence ATGATCCTCCTGGCCGGATGCGCCGACACCCGTGGGGGAAACATTCCCTATGATGTCGCGCTCGCCCCGCCCGACCAGCCCAAGGCGCTGAGCCTCGAGGAAAACTACCGGATCGCGCCGCTCGATACCTTGTCGGTCAATGTCTTCCGGCAGAAGGACCTGTCAGGCGACTATGAGGTCGACCTCACCGGCCGCATCAACATGCCGCTGATCGGAAGCCTCGAGGCGGCGGACCTCACCACCGCCCAGCTCGACCAGAAGATCACCGCGGCCTATGGCGCGAAATATCTGGTCAATCCCGACATCGCGGTGGGGGTGAAGTCCTCGACCCGCCGGACCATCACGGTCGACGGCTCGGTCAAGAACAGCGGTTCCTTCCCGGTCAGCGGTCCGCTCAGCCTGCTCCAGGCGGTGGCCCTGTCGGGCGGCGCCAGCGAGGACGCCAATCTGCGCCGGGTCGCGGTCTTCCGTACCATCGGCGGCCAGCGCCAGGCCGCGGCCTTCGACCTCCAGGAGATCCGCCGCGGCGCCGCCAAGGATCCGCCCGTCTATCCGGGCGACATCATCGTGGTCGACGGGTCGAGCGTGAAGAAGACGCAGAAGGCGATCCTCAACAACATCCCGATCCTGTCGATCTTCCGCCCCTTCTAG
- a CDS encoding GumC family protein, translated as MNRDLAFPPEGRLPATSADLGRPVGPVSGRMRMVQQGTHLDLATLIRIVKEWRWLILAAMVLGIAGGIIVTMLTTPLYRSWVTLEVNPPKFDVVGEGKDLQDDSQRTWDFIATQVGLLQSRAVAERTAQDLNLVSNPEVAGSSGSVEDRLKAATGTIAGGLAVEAPKEGTLIRYSFTSPDPQLAAQIANGVADSFINAGLQRRFESSAYARKFLERQIAKTRSDLEKSEKQLASYAQAQGIITMGGGGGGEGQSGSSEAGNSLQGESLAALNAALAQATARRVAAEGAYRAAASSGLTADVNTSTQSLRQARAALEAEYSDKATELQPSHPEMVSLRSRIDALGAQIAREGAQVNAGRVNSLAQEYRGAVAAERALQGRVAGLKGEVLDLRGRSVQYGILQREVDTNRTLYDALLGRYKEIGVAGGVGTSPISIVDRAEVPGGPFKPNLPLNLLAGLGLGLLAGLGGAVGLDMLRDTIRNREDMRNKLGLACLGQIPKRQTKGDFIDDLRDPGSIVSEAYSSAAAALRFTTEQGAPRLMMVTSTSSAEGKSSSALSLAQNFARRGMSVLLVDSDLRKPAFRAANEDIGLTKLLTNDDEVLQHIAPTQFDNLSLLPCGPLPPNPADLLSTPRFGMILEEALMHFQMVIVDSPPVLGLADAPLIAHTCRNLLFVVEAGRTRTRQAAESLNALEASGAHFLGGLLTKATETSGNYGYYSYRYGELKDRRERIALIPHHQDA; from the coding sequence TTGAATCGCGACCTCGCCTTCCCGCCCGAAGGCCGCCTGCCGGCCACGTCCGCCGATCTCGGCCGGCCGGTCGGACCCGTCTCGGGACGGATGCGGATGGTCCAGCAGGGCACGCACCTCGACCTCGCGACGCTGATCCGGATCGTCAAGGAATGGCGCTGGCTGATCCTTGCCGCGATGGTGCTGGGGATCGCCGGCGGGATCATCGTCACCATGCTGACGACCCCGCTCTATCGCAGCTGGGTGACGCTCGAGGTCAATCCGCCCAAGTTCGACGTCGTCGGCGAGGGCAAGGACCTCCAGGACGACAGCCAGCGGACCTGGGACTTCATCGCCACCCAGGTCGGCCTGCTGCAGAGCCGGGCGGTCGCCGAGCGCACCGCGCAGGATCTCAACCTCGTCAGCAATCCCGAGGTCGCGGGCAGCAGCGGATCGGTCGAGGACCGGCTCAAGGCCGCGACCGGGACGATCGCCGGCGGGCTCGCGGTGGAAGCGCCCAAGGAAGGCACGCTGATCCGCTACAGCTTTACCTCGCCTGATCCGCAGCTTGCCGCGCAGATCGCCAACGGGGTCGCCGACAGCTTCATCAACGCCGGTCTCCAGCGCCGCTTCGAGAGCTCGGCCTACGCCCGCAAGTTCCTCGAGCGGCAGATCGCCAAGACCCGCAGCGACCTCGAGAAGAGCGAGAAGCAGCTCGCCTCCTACGCCCAGGCGCAGGGGATCATCACCATGGGCGGCGGCGGCGGTGGCGAGGGCCAGTCGGGCTCGTCCGAGGCCGGCAACAGCCTCCAGGGCGAAAGCCTCGCCGCGCTCAATGCCGCGCTCGCCCAGGCGACCGCGCGCCGGGTCGCGGCGGAAGGCGCCTATCGCGCCGCCGCCTCGTCGGGCCTGACCGCCGACGTCAACACCTCGACCCAGAGCCTGCGCCAGGCGCGCGCCGCGCTCGAGGCCGAATATAGCGACAAGGCGACCGAGCTTCAGCCGAGCCACCCCGAGATGGTCAGCCTGCGCTCGCGGATCGATGCGCTCGGCGCCCAGATCGCCCGCGAGGGCGCGCAGGTGAATGCCGGCCGGGTCAATTCGCTGGCGCAGGAATATCGCGGGGCCGTGGCCGCCGAGCGCGCGCTCCAAGGCCGTGTCGCCGGGCTGAAGGGCGAGGTGCTCGACCTGCGCGGGCGCAGCGTGCAGTACGGCATCCTCCAGCGCGAGGTGGACACCAACCGCACGCTCTATGACGCGCTGCTGGGCCGCTACAAGGAAATCGGGGTCGCGGGCGGGGTCGGCACGTCGCCCATCTCGATCGTCGACCGCGCCGAGGTGCCGGGCGGGCCGTTCAAGCCCAACCTGCCGCTCAACCTCCTCGCCGGTCTCGGCCTCGGCCTGCTCGCCGGTCTCGGCGGTGCGGTCGGCCTCGACATGCTGCGCGACACGATCCGCAACCGCGAGGACATGCGCAACAAGCTCGGGCTCGCCTGCCTCGGCCAGATCCCCAAGCGCCAGACCAAGGGCGACTTCATCGACGACCTGCGCGACCCGGGCTCGATCGTCTCCGAAGCCTATAGTTCGGCGGCGGCGGCGCTCCGCTTCACCACCGAGCAGGGCGCGCCGCGGCTGATGATGGTGACCTCGACCTCGAGCGCGGAGGGCAAGTCGTCCTCGGCCCTGTCACTGGCGCAGAATTTCGCGCGTCGCGGCATGTCGGTGCTGCTGGTCGACAGTGATCTTCGCAAGCCCGCCTTCCGCGCGGCCAACGAAGACATCGGGCTGACCAAGCTGCTCACCAACGACGATGAGGTGCTCCAGCATATCGCGCCGACCCAGTTCGACAATCTGTCGCTGCTGCCGTGCGGCCCGCTTCCGCCCAATCCGGCGGACCTTCTCTCCACCCCGCGGTTCGGGATGATCCTCGAGGAAGCGCTGATGCACTTCCAGATGGTGATCGTCGATTCGCCGCCGGTGCTCGGCCTCGCCGACGCGCCGCTGATCGCGCACACCTGCCGCAACCTCCTGTTCGTGGTCGAGGCCGGGCGCACCCGGACCCGCCAGGCGGCCGAGAGCCTCAACGCCCTCGAGGCGTCGGGCGCGCATTTCCTCGGCGGGCTGCTCACCAAGGCGACCGAGACCAGCGGCAATTACGGTTACTACAGCTATCGCTACGGGGAGCTGAAGGATCGCCGCGAAAGGATCGCGCTCATTCCGCATCATCAGGACGCCTGA
- a CDS encoding tetratricopeptide repeat protein has product MPGQGGAGGTRLWWRWPAASVLVLAGVQAVRTAVVEGLSDSRPALAHAVWSSHPKPTLALALGEIGTAAREGQSPPPQALEAIRRVGLSEPLAAEPLLVAGTQALAAGNRKEAERLLEAALRRDPRSTAAHFLLADLLIRQQRLAEALGHVGALGRRLGAATIGFAGALADYLRQPGALAKVAPVLGNDPALRQQVLERLANDPASTPLLVALARPDDADRAWLVRATDVRLGAGNVEGARRLLARAGVSGGGTALSSWAPGAGGPLTWRFITSSAGVAEAVAGGPVRLVYYGREDTALADHVLLLPAGSYRLRSSFAGKVPAGTFEWRLACLGTGKPATVLPIGGNDNDSALSVAPDCAAQKLSLWARMGDFPQTVSTELSRVSLVGAGTAS; this is encoded by the coding sequence ATGCCGGGGCAGGGGGGCGCAGGGGGGACGCGGCTGTGGTGGCGCTGGCCGGCGGCGTCCGTGCTCGTGCTGGCCGGCGTGCAGGCGGTCCGGACAGCGGTGGTCGAAGGGCTGAGCGACAGCCGCCCGGCGCTCGCCCATGCCGTCTGGTCGTCGCATCCCAAGCCGACTCTGGCTCTCGCGCTGGGTGAGATCGGAACCGCGGCGCGCGAGGGGCAGAGCCCGCCGCCGCAGGCGCTCGAGGCAATCCGCCGGGTGGGCCTGTCCGAGCCGCTGGCGGCCGAGCCGCTGCTGGTCGCCGGGACCCAGGCGCTCGCGGCAGGCAATCGGAAGGAAGCCGAGCGGCTGCTCGAGGCCGCGCTTCGGCGAGATCCGCGCTCGACCGCGGCGCATTTCCTGCTCGCCGACCTCCTCATCCGCCAGCAGCGGCTGGCCGAGGCGCTGGGCCATGTCGGGGCGCTTGGCCGCCGGCTGGGTGCGGCGACGATCGGCTTTGCCGGTGCGCTCGCCGACTATCTCCGCCAGCCCGGCGCACTCGCCAAGGTCGCGCCGGTGCTCGGCAACGACCCCGCGCTTCGCCAGCAGGTGCTCGAGCGGCTCGCCAATGATCCCGCATCGACGCCGCTGCTGGTCGCGCTGGCCCGGCCCGACGATGCCGACCGGGCCTGGCTCGTTCGTGCCACCGACGTCCGGCTCGGGGCGGGCAATGTCGAGGGTGCCCGCCGCCTGCTCGCACGGGCCGGGGTGAGCGGCGGCGGCACCGCTTTGTCGAGCTGGGCGCCGGGCGCGGGCGGACCGCTGACCTGGCGCTTCATTACCAGTTCGGCCGGGGTCGCCGAAGCGGTCGCGGGCGGGCCGGTCCGACTGGTCTATTACGGCCGCGAGGATACCGCGCTGGCCGACCATGTCCTGCTGCTCCCTGCCGGCTCCTACCGCCTTCGCTCGAGCTTCGCGGGCAAGGTCCCGGCGGGGACGTTCGAATGGCGCTTGGCCTGCCTCGGCACCGGCAAGCCCGCCACCGTCCTGCCGATCGGGGGCAACGACAATGACTCGGCGCTCAGCGTCGCGCCCGACTGCGCGGCGCAGAAACTGTCGCTGTGGGCCCGCATGGGCGACTTTCCGCAGACGGTTTCGACCGAGCTCAGTCGGGTGAGCCTGGTCGGCGCGGGGACCGCCTCGTGA
- a CDS encoding O-antigen ligase family protein, with protein MIRALRPAAAPAFLLLCLLLGGSTQGIWRNLVLQLAGIGLILWSLFAAQRSTPTPAARMLLWLGIAWVGLCLLQLVPLPPGLWSALPGRAVVAEGFRLRGEALPWLPLSLSPAATLESLTVIAVPLGMLAAVLVLGAYRSRWCIAALVTGTSLSVLLGALQLLQGGPYLYPQSNTGTAAGLFANSNHQATLLLTTIPFLAALVGNALRSSRRADPKARISRVMIALGALAVVLMGIALNGSMAALVLAVPVLLASLALALPKAGPGAKWLSLAAFLLLLGGVGGIAAFSEAGSSQTSVSTRSDIYRRTVPAIVENFPVGTGLGSFERVYRLREDPAKVDSVFINHAHSDPLEWLLETGVPGLLLLLALLAWWLTRTIQLWRSEERELVPLAATIATAAILGHSLVDFPLRDPAIQALFALALAFMAEPRSYEAQRRSARSNRGPVKAAKHLTLTDDGLVSA; from the coding sequence GTGATCCGCGCGCTGCGCCCGGCGGCGGCGCCGGCCTTCCTGCTCCTGTGCCTGCTGCTCGGCGGCAGCACGCAGGGCATCTGGCGCAACCTCGTCCTCCAGCTCGCCGGTATCGGCCTCATCCTCTGGTCGCTGTTCGCGGCGCAGCGCTCGACGCCCACGCCGGCGGCGCGGATGCTGCTCTGGCTCGGGATCGCCTGGGTGGGCCTGTGCCTGCTCCAGCTCGTGCCGCTTCCCCCGGGCCTGTGGAGCGCGCTTCCCGGTCGCGCGGTGGTGGCGGAGGGCTTCCGCCTGCGCGGCGAGGCGCTGCCATGGCTGCCACTCTCGCTCAGTCCCGCGGCGACGCTCGAGAGCCTGACGGTGATTGCGGTTCCGCTCGGAATGCTCGCCGCCGTGCTCGTCCTCGGCGCCTATCGCAGCCGATGGTGCATCGCCGCGCTGGTCACCGGCACCTCGCTGTCCGTGCTGCTCGGCGCGCTCCAGTTGCTTCAGGGCGGGCCCTATCTCTACCCGCAGAGCAACACCGGCACCGCCGCCGGCCTGTTCGCCAACAGCAACCATCAGGCGACCCTGCTCCTCACCACCATCCCGTTCCTCGCGGCGCTGGTCGGCAATGCGCTGCGCTCGAGCCGCCGGGCCGATCCCAAGGCGCGGATCAGCCGGGTGATGATCGCGCTCGGCGCGCTGGCCGTGGTGCTGATGGGGATCGCGCTCAATGGATCCATGGCCGCGCTCGTGCTGGCGGTGCCCGTGCTGCTGGCAAGTCTCGCGCTCGCGCTTCCCAAGGCCGGCCCGGGCGCGAAATGGCTGAGTCTCGCCGCCTTCCTGCTCCTCCTCGGCGGGGTCGGCGGGATCGCGGCCTTCAGCGAGGCGGGCTCGTCCCAGACCTCGGTCAGCACCCGCAGCGACATCTATCGGCGGACCGTGCCCGCGATCGTCGAGAATTTCCCGGTCGGGACCGGGCTCGGCAGCTTCGAGCGCGTCTATCGCCTGCGCGAGGACCCGGCCAAGGTCGACAGCGTCTTCATCAACCATGCGCACAGCGATCCGCTCGAATGGCTGCTCGAGACGGGAGTTCCGGGCCTCTTGCTGCTGCTGGCCCTGCTCGCCTGGTGGCTGACCCGCACGATCCAGTTGTGGCGGTCCGAGGAGCGCGAGCTCGTGCCGCTCGCCGCGACCATCGCCACTGCCGCCATCCTCGGCCACAGCCTCGTCGACTTTCCCTTGCGCGATCCCGCGATCCAGGCCTTGTTCGCGCTGGCGCTCGCCTTCATGGCTGAGCCGCGCAGCTACGAGGCGCAGCGCAGAAGTGCGCGCAGCAACCGCGGGCCGGTGAAGGCGGCAAAGCACCTCACGCTGACCGACGACGGTCTCGTCAGTGCGTGA
- a CDS encoding nucleotidyltransferase family protein, protein MDDAMEPMLALLVDCCRPRLSDAELAKIGERLAVADGARFALLARRHRVEGLAWRTVQRIGVVPLGLGKLGEDARHIAADGLVMAVESARVHRTFAAASIPHLFLKGQTLGVLAWDNPMLKRQLDIDLLVPGSAIGRSAALLAGLGYVQQVPEPSVDPSDWHRSRKESMWRSDDGILLDLHSRVADHSAILPTVTATVPARMVKVAGGVELPTLPERLLLPYLAVHGFSSAWFRLKWLADFAALVSRTAPAELARAAEQAPRLGAGRTLAAALVLSNRVMGTPLPAELEHDSGSRTLVKLALAALNDPREPTERAFGTLGIHRSQLLMVPGSHFFMSEAVRQLGALLTH, encoded by the coding sequence ATGGACGATGCGATGGAGCCGATGCTTGCCCTGCTGGTGGACTGCTGCCGCCCGCGCCTGTCCGATGCCGAGCTGGCCAAGATCGGCGAGCGCTTGGCCGTGGCCGATGGCGCGCGCTTCGCCCTGCTTGCCCGGCGTCACCGGGTCGAGGGGCTGGCCTGGCGCACGGTCCAGCGGATCGGGGTCGTTCCGCTGGGGCTCGGCAAACTTGGCGAAGACGCGCGGCACATCGCCGCCGACGGGCTGGTCATGGCGGTCGAAAGCGCGCGGGTCCACCGGACCTTCGCCGCCGCATCGATCCCGCATCTCTTCCTCAAGGGGCAGACGCTCGGCGTGCTCGCCTGGGACAATCCGATGCTCAAGCGCCAGCTCGACATCGACCTGCTCGTGCCGGGCAGTGCGATCGGGCGCTCGGCGGCGCTGCTGGCGGGGCTTGGCTATGTCCAGCAGGTGCCCGAGCCCTCGGTCGATCCGTCCGACTGGCACCGCAGCCGCAAGGAAAGCATGTGGCGGAGCGACGACGGCATCCTGCTCGACCTTCACAGCCGGGTCGCCGACCATTCCGCGATCCTGCCGACGGTCACCGCCACCGTCCCGGCGCGGATGGTCAAAGTCGCCGGCGGGGTCGAGCTGCCGACCCTGCCCGAGCGGCTGCTGCTCCCCTATCTCGCGGTGCACGGATTCTCGAGCGCCTGGTTCCGGCTGAAATGGCTGGCGGACTTCGCCGCGCTCGTCTCCCGCACTGCGCCCGCCGAGCTCGCCCGGGCGGCCGAGCAGGCCCCGCGCCTCGGCGCCGGCCGGACCCTCGCCGCGGCGCTGGTCCTGTCCAACCGGGTGATGGGGACGCCGCTGCCCGCCGAGCTCGAGCATGATTCGGGGTCGCGCACCCTCGTCAAACTTGCCCTCGCCGCGCTCAACGATCCGCGTGAGCCGACCGAGCGGGCGTTCGGGACGCTCGGCATCCATCGCTCGCAGCTCCTGATGGTCCCGGGCTCGCATTTCTTCATGAGCGAGGCCGTTCGCCAGTTGGGCGCGCTCCTCACGCACTGA
- a CDS encoding lasso peptide biosynthesis B2 protein: MIAALRAFLSAPPERRTLALEALPLLARANRMVAARPFPETISFGLVPLGRPRHTDVALVSRTVAAVARRVPFRALCFEQGLTVQRMLRERGVPARLHYGIAAGDELKAHVWISVDGKMVHGGEVASQYAEVAAWG, translated from the coding sequence ATGATCGCCGCGCTCCGGGCATTCCTGTCGGCCCCGCCTGAGCGCCGCACGCTGGCGCTCGAGGCGCTGCCGCTGCTGGCGCGGGCCAACCGGATGGTCGCCGCCAGGCCCTTCCCCGAGACCATCTCCTTCGGCCTTGTTCCGCTCGGACGCCCGCGCCACACCGACGTCGCACTCGTCTCGCGCACCGTCGCCGCGGTCGCAAGGCGCGTGCCCTTTCGCGCGCTCTGCTTCGAGCAGGGACTGACCGTCCAGCGGATGCTGCGCGAACGCGGGGTCCCGGCCCGGCTCCATTACGGGATTGCCGCGGGAGACGAACTCAAGGCGCATGTCTGGATCAGCGTCGATGGGAAGATGGTCCACGGCGGCGAGGTCGCCTCCCAATATGCCGAAGTCGCGGCATGGGGATGA